The following proteins are co-located in the Vicugna pacos chromosome 3, VicPac4, whole genome shotgun sequence genome:
- the PCDHB7 gene encoding protocadherin beta-7 has translation MEARVVRAVQKRQVLFLCVFLGVSWAGAEQLRYFVEEETERGTFLANLANDLGLGVGELSARGPRIVSDQNMRFLLLDPLTGHLRLNEKLDREELCGPTEPCVLPFQLLLEKPLQIFRAELWVRDINDHSPVFLDREITLKILESTTTGAAFLLESAQDSDVGTNNLRNYTISPNAYFHITVHDSGEGIIYPELVLDRVLDREEVPELTLTLTALDGGSPARSGTALVRILVLDINDNIPEFVQSLYKVQVPENSPVGSLVVTVSARDLDTGSNGEIVYAFFYATERILKTFRINPTSGNLHLKAALNYEEMQTYTLTIQAKDGGGLSGKCTVMVQVTDINDNPPELLMSSFTSPIKENSPETVVAVFRIRDRDSGNNAKTVCSIPDDLPFVLKPSVENYYTLVTESPLDREKRVEYNITITVTDMGTPRLKTQHNITVLVSDVNDNAPAFTQASYTLRVRENNSPALHIGTVSATDTDAGANAQVTYSLLPPADPHVPLASLVSINADNGHLFALRSLDYEALRAFEFRVGAADRGSPPLSSQALVRVLVEDDNDNAPFVLYPLQNTSAPCTELLPRAAEPGYLVTKVVAVDGDAGQNAWLSYQLLKATEPGLFGVWAHNGEVRTARPLSERDAARHRLLVLVKDNGQPPLSASVTLHVLLVDGFSQPHLPPPEAEAEAAAAAPADALTVYLVVALASVSSLFLFSVLVFVAVRLCGRGGAARAGRCSVPEGPFPGHLVDVSGTGTLSHSYQYQVCLTGDSGTSEFKFLKPIIPNLASQSIGREVEEYPSYRNDSSF, from the coding sequence ATGGAGGCCAGAGTGGTGCGTGCTGTGCAGAAAAGGCAAGTCCTATTTCTTTGTGTATTTCTGGGAGTGTCTTGGGCTGGTGCGGAACAGCTTCGGTattttgtggaagaggaaacagagagaggCACCTTTCTGGCCAACCTAGCAAATgacctggggttgggggtgggggaactgTCAGCGAGGGGACCCAGAATTGTTTCAGATCAGAACATGCGATTTTTACTACTTGACCCGCTTACTGGTCATTTACGTCTAAATGAGAAATTAGACCGAGAGGAACTGTGCGGTCCCACAGAGCCGTGTGTGCTGCCTTTCCAGTTGTTACTGGAAAAGCCTCTTCAGATTTTCCGTGCTGAGTTATGGGTCAGAGACATCAACGATCATTCTCCAGTATTTCTAGATAGAGAGATTACCTtgaaaatattagaaagtaccACTACAGGGGCAGCATTTCTCCTAGAAAGTGCACAGGACTCAGATGTTGGAACTAACAACCTGAGAAACTACACCATCAGCCCCAATGCCTATTTCCATATTACTGTCCATGATAGTGGGGAGGGGATTATCTATCCTGAATTGGTTCTGGATAGGGTGCTGGATCGTGAAGAGGTGCCTGAGCTCACTTTAACCCTCACAGCCTTGGATGGTGGCTCTCCGGCCAGATCCGGGACTGCCTTGGTACGCATTCTGGTTTTGGACATAAATGACAACATCCCTGAATTTGTACAGTCTCTCTACAAAGTGCAGGTGCCAGAGAATAGCCCTGTTGGCTCCCTGGTTGTCACCGTATCAGCTAGAGATTTAGATACTGGAAGTAATGGGGAAATAGTTTATGCATTTTTTTATGCTACTGAAAGAATTCTCAAAACGTTTCGAATCAATCCAACATCCGGCAATCTTCATCTTAAAGCTGCACTGAACTATGAGGAAATGCAAACTTATACATTAACTATTCAGGCCAAAGATGGCGGAGGGCTTTCTGGAAAATGTACTGTAATGGTTCAGGTAACAGATATAAATGATAACCCACCAGAACTGCTCATGTCATCATTTACTAGCCCAATTAAAGAAAACTCACCCGAGACGGTCGTAGCTGTTTTCAGGATTCGAGACAGAGATTCAGGGAACAATGCAAAGACAGTGTGCTCCATCCCAGATGACCTCCCCTTCGTTCTGAAGCCATCTGTAGAGAATTACTACACCCTGGTAACCGAAAGCCCGCTGGACAGAGAAAAAAGAGTCGAGTACAACATCACCATCACTGTCACAGATATGGGGACTCCCAGACTGAAAACCCAGCACAACATAACGGTGCTGGTGTCCGACGTCAACGACAACGCCCCCGCCTTCACCCAGGCCTCCTACACCCTGCGGGTCCGCGAGAACAACAGCCCCGCGCTGCACATCGGCACCGTCAGCGCCACAGACACAGACGCAGGCGCCAACGCCCAGGTCACCTACTCGCTGCTGCCGCCCGCCGACCCGCACGTGCCCCTGGCCTCCCTCGTGTCCATCAACGCCGACAACGGCCACCTGTTCGCCCTGCGGTCCCTGGACTACGAGGCCCTGCGCGCCTTCGAGTTCCGCGTGGGCGCCGCCGACCGCGGCTCGCCGCCGCTGAGCAGCCAGGCGCTGGTGCGCGTGCTCGTGGAGGACGACAACGACAACGCGCCCTTCGTGCTGTACCCGCTGCAGAACACCTCGGCGCCCTGCACCGAGCTGCTGCCCAGGGCGGCCGAGCCGGGCTACCTGGTGACCAAGGTGGTGGCGGTGGACGGCGACGCGGGCCAGAACGCCTGGCTGTCGTACCAGCTGCTCAAGGCCACGGAGCCCGGGCTGTTCGGCGTGTGGGCGCACAACGGCGAGGTGCGCACGGCCAGGCCGCTGAGCGAGCGCGACGCGGCCAGGCACAGGCTGCTGGTGCTGGTCAAGGACAACGGCCAGCCGCCGCTGTCGGCCAGCGTCACGCTGCACGTGCTGCTGGTGGACGGCTTCTCGCAGCCCCACCTGCCGCCCCCGGAAGCGGAAGcggaggcggcggccgcggcgccgGCCGACGCGCTCACCGTCTACCTGGTGGTGGCCTTGGCGTCCGTGTCGTCGCTCTTCCTCTTCTCGGTGCTGGTGTTCGTGGCGGTGCGGCtgtgcgggcggggcggggcggcgcgggCGGGTCGCTGCTCGGTGCCCGAGGGCCCCTTCCCGGGCCACCTGGTGGACGTCAGCGGCACCGGGACCCTGTCCCACAGCTACCAGTACCAGGTGTGTCTGACGGGAGATTCAGGGACAAGCGAGTTCAAGTTCCTGAAGCCGATTATCCCCAATCTTGCATCCCAGAGCATAGGCAGGGAAGTAGAAGAATATCCCTCATATCGGAATGATTCGAGTTTCTGA